A window from Citrus sinensis cultivar Valencia sweet orange chromosome 3, DVS_A1.0, whole genome shotgun sequence encodes these proteins:
- the LOC102617196 gene encoding tetrapyrrole-binding protein, chloroplastic, with translation MATNSLQSLHHHSFLRRHHPDAAPAAALKPTNPNSLSFSLSNNNNTTTTTTTSANTMITFSSLSPSTTSSSSSSSQTSTTTTTTTTTTSEPISFDLLHQHLQAQNFRQADEETRRLLIALAGEASEKRGYVFFSEVQFIAEADLKAIDELWRQYSDNKFGYSVQKKIWEKVNKDFTNFFIRVGWMKKLDTEMEQYNYRAFPTEFIWENGKETPVGHLPLTNALRGTQLLASILNHPAFEGMQDDDDDDNKQEEEVSKFGGGGDNGVLKTKPLSKSVLKTDYSF, from the coding sequence ATGGCCACAAACTCTCTCCAATCCCTCCACCACCATTCCTTCCTCCGGCGCCACCACCCCGACGCCGCTCCGGCAGCCGCTCTCAAACCCACCAACCCAAATTCCCTGTCTTTCTCACTGTCTAATAACAACaatactactactactacaaCAACTAGTGCAAATACTATGATCACATTCTCATCACTTTCCCCATCTAccacttcttcttcttcttcttcatcacaaacatctactactactactactacaacaacaacaacttcAGAGCCCATCTCCTTTGACCTTCTTCACCAACACTTACAAGCCCAAAACTTCCGGCAAGCCGATGAAGAAACCCGCCGCCTGCTCATTGCCCTCGCCGGGGAAGCCTCAGAGAAACGTGGGTATGTCTTCTTCTCTGAAGTTCAGTTCATTGCAGAAGCCGACTTGAAAGCCATCGACGAGCTCTGGAGACAGTACAGTGACAACAAGTTTGGGTACAGCGTTCAGAAGAAGATTTGGGAGAAAGTTAACAaagattttacaaattttttcatCAGAGTTGGGTGGATGAAGAAGCTGGACACTGAAATGGAGCAGTACAATTACAGGGCTTTTCCTACTGAGTTTATTTGGGAGAACGGGAAGGAAACTCCCGTGGGGCATTTGCCATTAACAAATGCTTTGAGAGGGACACAGTTGCTTGCTAGTATCTTGAATCATCCTGCTTTTGAAGGCATgcaagatgatgatgatgatgataataagcaagaagaagaagtaagtaaatttggtggtggtggtgataaTGGAGTTCTGAAGACAAAGCCATTGAGCAAGAGTGTGTTGAAGACAGATTACAGCTTTTAG